The following are encoded in a window of Corynebacterium marinum DSM 44953 genomic DNA:
- a CDS encoding App1 family protein: MALADIARRVERTINRVGTRRKAAAGWRPTITGFAGYGSERRVHVLGRVLMQDPADREEGPENLREQAERGWRQFLTIQVKDLPVAVRIGEKVAHSRTNANGYIDVLVEDHGLAPGWHEVTIEADGAEPVQSSVLIVEPATRVGLISDIDDTVLVTWLPRALIAAWNSWVRHTDKRRPVPGMAEFYREMLREHPDAPVFYLSTGAWNTYDTLVTFLKQHNLPTGPLLLTDWGPTPTGMFRSGAEHKKVQLRNLIIEYPEINWILVGDDGQHDPLIYGEAVFEHPDRIAGVAIRQLSPGEHVLSHGTAAPLEGSEPSPRHEVPTIFGADGHELLDAWRAAPFPRAEHPATKD; encoded by the coding sequence ATGGCACTTGCAGATATCGCACGCAGGGTGGAACGGACCATCAACCGGGTCGGCACGCGTCGGAAAGCTGCGGCCGGCTGGCGCCCCACCATCACCGGCTTCGCCGGTTACGGATCAGAGCGTCGCGTCCACGTGCTCGGGCGGGTGCTCATGCAGGACCCGGCGGACCGGGAAGAGGGGCCGGAGAACCTCCGGGAGCAGGCGGAGCGCGGTTGGCGGCAGTTCCTGACCATCCAGGTGAAGGACCTGCCCGTCGCGGTGCGCATCGGTGAGAAGGTCGCACACTCCCGGACGAACGCCAACGGCTACATCGACGTGCTTGTGGAGGACCACGGCCTGGCGCCGGGCTGGCACGAGGTGACCATCGAGGCGGACGGCGCGGAACCGGTCCAGTCCTCCGTGCTCATCGTCGAACCCGCCACCCGGGTCGGTCTGATCTCCGACATCGACGACACTGTCCTGGTTACCTGGCTGCCCCGCGCGCTCATCGCCGCCTGGAACTCCTGGGTCCGCCACACCGACAAGCGCCGGCCGGTGCCCGGCATGGCCGAGTTCTACCGCGAGATGCTGCGCGAGCATCCCGACGCCCCCGTGTTCTACCTGTCCACCGGGGCCTGGAACACCTACGACACCCTGGTCACCTTCCTGAAGCAGCACAACCTGCCCACCGGCCCGCTCCTGCTCACCGACTGGGGCCCCACCCCCACCGGCATGTTCCGCTCCGGAGCGGAACACAAGAAGGTCCAGCTGCGCAACCTCATCATCGAGTACCCGGAGATCAACTGGATCCTCGTCGGCGACGACGGCCAGCATGACCCGCTCATCTACGGCGAAGCGGTGTTCGAGCATCCCGACCGCATCGCCGGCGTGGCCATCCGCCAGCTCTCCCCCGGCGAGCACGTCCTCTCCCACGGCACCGCCGCCCCCCTCGAGGGCTCGGAGCCCAGTCCGCGCCACGAGGTCCCGACCATCTTCGGCGCGGACGGCCACGAGCTTCTCGACGCCTGGCGGGCAGCACCGTTCCCACGGGCGGAGCACCCGGCCACGAAGGACTGA
- a CDS encoding pyruvate carboxylase — protein sequence MFKKILVANRGEIAIRAFRSAYELGIKTVAVFPHEDRYSIHRQKADEAYQIGEEGHPVRAYLDVDEIIRVARESGCDAIYPGYGFLSENPDLARAAENAGITFVGPRAEILELAGNKVEALHAAKRAGIPTLRSTDPSDDVDALLAQAEDIGFPIFVKAVAGGGGRGMRRVENREALPDALGAAMREAETAFGDATVFLEQAVLRPRHIEVQVLADHTGETVHLFERDCSLQRRHQKVVEIAPAPNLDENIRRALHRDAVKFARELGYVNAGTVEFLVDTVGERAGEHVFIEMNPRIQVEHTVTEEITDVDLVQAQLCIAAGQTLADLDIAQDRLRIRGAAMQCRITTEDPANDFRPDVGRISAYRSVGGAGVRLDGGTIYAGAEISPHFDSMLVKLICRGRDYPTAVRRTRRALAEFRIRGVATNLQFLQAVVADPEFLAGNVTTDFIESRPELLEGQASADRGSKALTWLAEVTVNKPYGPAVEGIDPRTKLPHYPGDKRDEPLRSPFDGPSEHTPPSGWRQVLIEEGPDGFATRLRQQQAVAVTSTTFRDAHQSLLATRVRTRDLLAAAPAYAHNLPQLLSIEAWGGATYDVALRFLGEDPWERLRLLREAMPNIPIQMLLRGRNTVGYTPYPVEVTEAFVREAAATGVDIFRIFDALNDVEQMRPAIKAVRDTGTAVAEVALCYTGNLTDPDEDLYTLDYYLDLAQECVDAGAHILAIKDMAGLLRPAAAKKLVTALRERFDLPVHLHTHDTAGGQLATLMAAVDAGVDAVDVADASMAGTTSQVSASALVAALEDSERDTGLDLDAVSAMEPYWEVIRTMYRPFESGLSAPTGRVYRHEIPGGQLSNLRQQAIALGLGERFEAIEDMYTAANTILGRLIKVTPSSKVVGDLALAMVGMGVDPADLAADPGNFDIPDSVVNFLAGELGTPPGGWPEPFRSQALKGRNVPLTPADISPEDSAALTADSATRRATLNRLLFPGPTRDYLASRAKYGDLSLLHTRDFLYGLTQEREHVISLGKGVRLLVTLEAISEPDEKGMRTVMVALNGQLRLLDVRDKSVTSDIPEMTKADPADPGHIAAPFAGAVTVTVAEGDTVAPGAQVATIEAMKMEASITTPTGGTVTHIPLTSVTQVTGGDLLLVVDPAAGEDN from the coding sequence ATGTTCAAGAAAATTCTCGTGGCCAACCGTGGCGAGATCGCCATCCGCGCCTTCCGCTCGGCCTACGAACTCGGCATCAAGACCGTAGCGGTATTCCCCCACGAAGACCGGTACTCCATCCACCGTCAGAAAGCCGACGAGGCGTACCAGATCGGGGAGGAGGGACATCCGGTCCGTGCCTACCTCGACGTCGATGAGATCATCCGGGTCGCGAGGGAATCCGGGTGCGACGCCATCTACCCTGGTTACGGTTTCCTCTCCGAGAACCCGGATCTGGCGCGGGCCGCGGAAAATGCCGGAATCACCTTCGTCGGCCCCCGGGCTGAGATCCTGGAGTTGGCCGGTAACAAGGTCGAGGCCCTGCACGCCGCGAAGCGGGCGGGGATTCCCACCCTGCGCTCCACCGACCCCTCCGATGATGTCGATGCCCTGCTGGCACAGGCGGAGGACATCGGATTCCCGATCTTCGTCAAGGCGGTCGCCGGTGGCGGTGGCCGCGGCATGCGGCGGGTGGAAAATCGCGAAGCCCTGCCGGATGCCCTGGGAGCGGCGATGCGTGAGGCCGAGACCGCCTTCGGCGACGCCACCGTCTTCCTGGAGCAGGCGGTGTTGCGGCCCCGGCATATCGAGGTGCAGGTGCTGGCTGATCACACCGGTGAGACGGTGCATCTGTTCGAGCGCGACTGCTCGCTGCAGCGCCGTCACCAGAAGGTCGTCGAGATCGCCCCGGCCCCCAACCTGGACGAGAACATCCGCCGGGCCCTGCACCGGGACGCCGTGAAATTCGCCAGGGAGCTCGGTTACGTCAACGCGGGCACCGTGGAGTTTCTGGTCGATACCGTCGGCGAGCGGGCCGGGGAGCACGTCTTCATCGAGATGAACCCGCGCATCCAGGTTGAGCACACCGTCACCGAGGAAATCACCGACGTCGACCTCGTCCAGGCCCAGCTGTGCATCGCCGCCGGCCAGACCCTGGCCGACCTCGACATCGCCCAGGACCGCCTGCGGATCCGGGGGGCGGCGATGCAGTGCCGGATCACCACGGAGGATCCGGCCAACGATTTCCGTCCTGATGTCGGGCGGATCTCTGCCTACCGCTCCGTCGGCGGCGCCGGTGTCCGACTCGACGGCGGCACCATCTACGCCGGCGCCGAGATCTCCCCGCACTTCGACTCCATGCTGGTCAAGCTCATCTGCCGCGGTCGGGACTATCCGACGGCGGTGCGCCGCACCCGGCGTGCCCTGGCGGAATTCCGCATCCGCGGCGTGGCGACCAACCTCCAGTTCCTCCAGGCTGTCGTGGCCGACCCGGAGTTTCTGGCGGGTAACGTCACCACCGATTTCATCGAGTCCCGTCCCGAGCTGCTGGAAGGTCAGGCGTCAGCCGACCGCGGCTCCAAGGCACTGACCTGGCTGGCTGAAGTGACCGTCAACAAACCCTACGGTCCAGCGGTGGAGGGCATCGATCCCCGCACCAAGTTGCCCCACTACCCCGGGGACAAGCGGGATGAACCGTTACGCTCTCCGTTCGACGGCCCCTCCGAGCACACCCCGCCGTCCGGGTGGCGGCAGGTGCTGATCGAGGAAGGACCGGACGGTTTCGCCACCAGGCTGCGCCAACAGCAGGCGGTGGCGGTGACCTCAACGACTTTCCGCGATGCACACCAGTCGCTTCTGGCCACCCGCGTACGCACCCGCGATCTGCTCGCCGCAGCGCCGGCCTATGCCCACAACCTCCCTCAGCTGCTGTCCATCGAGGCCTGGGGCGGGGCGACCTACGACGTCGCCCTGCGCTTCCTCGGTGAGGATCCGTGGGAGCGGCTGCGCCTGCTGCGCGAGGCCATGCCCAACATCCCCATCCAGATGCTGCTGCGCGGACGCAACACCGTCGGCTACACCCCTTACCCGGTGGAGGTGACTGAGGCCTTCGTCCGGGAGGCCGCGGCCACCGGCGTGGATATCTTCCGCATCTTCGACGCCTTGAATGACGTCGAGCAGATGCGTCCGGCCATCAAGGCGGTGCGCGACACCGGCACGGCAGTCGCGGAGGTCGCCCTGTGCTACACCGGTAACCTCACCGATCCGGACGAGGACCTCTACACCCTCGACTACTACCTTGACCTGGCACAGGAATGCGTCGACGCCGGCGCCCACATCCTGGCGATCAAGGACATGGCCGGTCTGCTGCGCCCCGCTGCCGCGAAGAAGCTGGTCACCGCGCTGCGGGAGCGCTTCGACCTGCCGGTGCACCTGCACACCCACGACACCGCCGGCGGCCAGCTGGCCACCCTGATGGCCGCCGTCGACGCCGGTGTGGACGCCGTCGACGTCGCTGACGCCTCCATGGCCGGAACCACCTCCCAGGTATCCGCCTCCGCGCTCGTCGCCGCCCTCGAAGACTCCGAACGCGACACCGGCCTTGACCTGGATGCCGTCTCCGCAATGGAGCCGTACTGGGAGGTCATCCGCACCATGTACAGACCCTTCGAGTCCGGACTCAGCGCCCCGACCGGACGTGTCTACCGTCACGAGATCCCCGGCGGACAGCTGTCGAACCTGCGGCAGCAGGCCATCGCACTCGGATTGGGGGAGCGCTTCGAAGCCATCGAGGACATGTACACCGCCGCCAACACCATCCTCGGACGGTTGATCAAGGTCACCCCCTCCTCCAAGGTCGTCGGTGACCTCGCCCTGGCAATGGTGGGCATGGGCGTGGACCCGGCCGACCTGGCGGCTGACCCCGGGAATTTCGACATCCCCGACTCCGTGGTCAACTTCCTGGCAGGGGAGCTGGGCACACCCCCCGGTGGCTGGCCGGAGCCCTTCCGCTCCCAGGCGCTCAAGGGACGCAATGTCCCCCTCACGCCCGCCGACATCAGTCCCGAGGACTCCGCAGCGCTGACAGCGGATTCCGCCACCCGACGAGCCACCCTGAACCGTCTTCTCTTTCCCGGCCCCACCAGGGATTACCTGGCCAGCCGAGCGAAATACGGCGATCTGTCCCTCCTGCACACCCGCGACTTCCTCTACGGACTCACCCAGGAACGCGAACACGTCATCTCGCTGGGCAAAGGTGTGCGTCTGCTGGTCACCCTGGAAGCCATTTCCGAGCCCGACGAGAAGGGAATGCGCACAGTGATGGTCGCCCTCAACGGCCAGCTGCGTTTGCTCGATGTCCGTGACAAGTCAGTCACCTCCGACATCCCCGAAATGACAAAAGCTGATCCTGCTGATCCCGGCCATATCGCCGCCCCGTTCGCCGGCGCTGTCACCGTCACCGTAGCTGAAGGCGATACCGTGGCACCGGGCGCCCAGGTAGCCACCATTGAGGCCATGAAGATGGAAGCCTCCATCACCACCCCGACCGGAGGCACGGTCACCCACATCCCGCTGACCAGCGTCACTCAAGTCACCGGAGGAGATCTCCTGCTGGTGGTCGATCCTGCCGCCGGGGAAGACAACTGA
- a CDS encoding DNA-3-methyladenine glycosylase, with translation MIDFNAPADHVAPLLLGAVVTMGGVSVRLTEVEAYLGTEDEAAHTFRGRTPRNAAMFGPPGRLYVYLSYGIHLAGNIVCAPEGTGHGCLMRAGEVVAGVDLARERRGDVPFEKLASGPGNLGKTLGLSLADNGTPVPLDLPDIVPEHVRGPRVGISKNMDAPLRFWIPGDRTVSARRGPAARRR, from the coding sequence ATGATCGACTTCAACGCCCCCGCAGATCACGTGGCCCCCCTGCTCCTGGGCGCAGTGGTGACCATGGGCGGCGTCTCCGTCCGTCTCACCGAGGTGGAGGCCTATCTCGGCACGGAGGACGAGGCCGCCCACACCTTCCGCGGGCGGACGCCGCGCAACGCCGCAATGTTCGGGCCGCCCGGGCGGCTCTACGTGTACCTGTCCTACGGCATCCACCTGGCCGGCAACATCGTCTGCGCGCCGGAGGGCACCGGCCACGGCTGCCTCATGCGGGCCGGCGAGGTGGTGGCCGGCGTCGACCTGGCCAGGGAGCGGCGCGGGGACGTACCCTTCGAGAAGCTGGCCTCCGGCCCCGGCAACCTGGGCAAGACCCTGGGTCTGTCCCTGGCGGACAACGGCACGCCGGTGCCCCTGGACCTGCCCGACATCGTGCCGGAGCACGTCCGCGGACCTCGGGTGGGGATCTCGAAGAACATGGACGCCCCGCTGCGCTTCTGGATCCCCGGCGACCGGACGGTGTCGGCGCGGCGGGGGCCGGCGGCACGGCGGCGCTGA
- a CDS encoding SDR family NAD(P)-dependent oxidoreductase: MSTEFKDKVALVSGAGSGIGAATAKILAGGGASVVLTDINLEAAQQIAEEITQAGGTATPFKANVADPEDAEASVAFAKETYGGLHLAFNNAGVVGAEKHVADLEIADWQKVIDINLNGVFYGLKYQIPEILASGGGAIVNTSSIAGFIAVENLSHYTASKHAVAGLTKTAAREYGKQGIRINSVHPGYIMTPLIAQWTDVALAPLEALHPIGRLGQPEEIAEVVAFLLSDKASFVSGSQIVADGGFLSV, encoded by the coding sequence ATGTCAACGGAGTTCAAGGACAAGGTCGCGCTCGTATCCGGAGCGGGTTCCGGCATCGGCGCCGCGACCGCCAAGATCCTGGCCGGCGGCGGCGCCTCGGTCGTCCTGACCGACATCAACCTCGAGGCCGCGCAGCAGATCGCCGAGGAGATCACCCAGGCCGGCGGCACGGCCACTCCCTTCAAGGCGAATGTCGCCGACCCCGAGGACGCAGAGGCGTCCGTCGCCTTCGCCAAGGAGACCTACGGCGGACTGCACCTGGCCTTCAACAACGCCGGCGTCGTCGGCGCGGAGAAGCACGTCGCGGACCTGGAGATCGCCGACTGGCAGAAGGTCATCGACATCAACCTCAACGGCGTCTTCTACGGCCTGAAATACCAGATCCCCGAGATCCTGGCCTCGGGCGGCGGCGCGATCGTCAACACCTCCTCCATCGCCGGATTCATCGCCGTGGAGAACCTGTCCCACTACACCGCGTCCAAGCACGCGGTGGCCGGTCTGACCAAGACCGCAGCCCGGGAGTACGGCAAGCAGGGCATCCGCATCAACTCCGTGCACCCGGGCTACATCATGACCCCGCTTATCGCACAGTGGACGGATGTGGCACTGGCACCCCTGGAGGCGCTCCACCCGATCGGGCGACTCGGCCAGCCCGAGGAGATCGCCGAGGTCGTGGCCTTCCTGCTCTCCGACAAGGCCTCCTTCGTCAGCGGCTCCCAGATCGTGGCCGACGGCGGTTTCCTCTCGGTCTGA
- a CDS encoding flavodoxin family protein: MKALIVYESAWGNTKSVAEAIHAGLSAQVEAEIVAVDTAPPLAQVEADLLVVGAPTHAFGLSRAGTREDARRRGGDLIESGVREWLAEGPADLAAATFDTHVRHPDLPGHAGKAAAKKLRKLGCRLVADPESFYVDGYEGPVLPGELERAREWGAELARRLQSGL; this comes from the coding sequence ATGAAGGCACTCATCGTCTACGAATCAGCCTGGGGCAACACGAAGTCCGTAGCCGAGGCAATCCACGCAGGGCTGTCGGCGCAGGTGGAGGCGGAGATCGTCGCCGTGGACACGGCGCCGCCGCTGGCGCAGGTGGAGGCGGACCTGCTCGTGGTGGGTGCGCCCACGCACGCCTTCGGCCTCAGCCGGGCGGGGACGAGGGAGGACGCCCGCCGGCGCGGCGGCGACCTGATCGAATCCGGGGTGCGCGAATGGCTGGCGGAGGGGCCGGCGGACCTGGCGGCCGCCACCTTCGACACCCATGTCCGCCACCCGGATCTGCCCGGCCACGCGGGCAAGGCGGCGGCCAAGAAACTGCGGAAGCTGGGCTGCCGCCTGGTGGCCGATCCGGAGAGCTTCTACGTCGACGGCTACGAGGGGCCGGTGCTCCCCGGCGAGCTGGAGCGTGCCCGGGAATGGGGGGCTGAGCTGGCGCGACGGCTGCAATCCGGTCTTTGA
- a CDS encoding GNAT family N-acetyltransferase, whose protein sequence is MYSLTIRREAEADIPAIRELTSRAFVGKPYSKQREAQIVESLRDADALTLSFIVVKGPDVAGHVGAAPVEISDGTPNWYFVGPISVAPEHQGEGVGSLLMERALAELRELGAGGAVALGDPNYYGRFGLANVPDLVYPEYDPQYFMALPLADDAVPTGEVRFPLGFRA, encoded by the coding sequence ATGTATTCCCTGACAATTCGCCGCGAGGCCGAGGCCGACATCCCCGCGATCCGCGAGCTGACCTCCCGCGCATTCGTCGGCAAGCCCTACTCGAAGCAGCGTGAGGCGCAGATTGTGGAGTCGCTCCGCGACGCCGACGCCCTCACCCTCTCCTTCATCGTGGTGAAGGGCCCCGACGTGGCCGGCCACGTCGGGGCCGCCCCCGTGGAGATCAGCGACGGAACGCCGAACTGGTACTTCGTGGGCCCCATCAGCGTGGCCCCGGAGCACCAGGGCGAGGGAGTCGGGTCCCTGCTCATGGAGCGCGCCCTGGCGGAGCTGCGTGAACTCGGTGCCGGCGGCGCCGTCGCTCTCGGCGATCCGAACTACTACGGACGTTTCGGCCTGGCCAACGTGCCGGACCTGGTCTACCCGGAGTATGACCCGCAGTACTTCATGGCTCTCCCCCTCGCCGACGACGCCGTCCCCACCGGCGAGGTCCGCTTCCCCCTCGGCTTCCGGGCCTGA
- a CDS encoding gamma carbonic anhydrase family protein has protein sequence MIIEFEGKKPKIHPTAWVAPTAVIIGDVEIGPDASVFYGCVLRGDVNAIRIGARTNIQDNSVLHVDGDAPCILGEDVTIGHMALVHGTTVGDGTLVGMKSTLLSRSVIGAGALIAAGAVVLEGMEIPDRALAAGVPAKIRRELSEEQSAGFIPHAGRYVELSKRHNAALGE, from the coding sequence ATGATCATCGAGTTCGAGGGCAAGAAGCCGAAGATCCATCCCACCGCCTGGGTCGCGCCCACGGCGGTCATCATCGGCGACGTGGAGATCGGCCCCGACGCGTCCGTCTTCTACGGCTGTGTCCTCCGCGGGGACGTCAACGCCATCCGTATCGGCGCCCGCACCAACATCCAGGACAACTCCGTGCTGCACGTCGACGGGGACGCGCCCTGCATCCTCGGCGAGGACGTCACCATCGGGCACATGGCGCTGGTCCACGGCACGACGGTGGGCGACGGCACGCTGGTGGGGATGAAGTCGACGCTGCTCTCCCGCAGCGTCATTGGCGCAGGTGCGCTCATCGCAGCCGGCGCCGTGGTGCTCGAGGGCATGGAGATCCCGGACCGCGCCCTGGCCGCCGGCGTTCCCGCCAAGATCCGGCGGGAACTCAGCGAGGAGCAGTCCGCCGGTTTCATCCCGCACGCCGGGCGCTACGTCGAGTTGTCGAAGCGCCACAACGCTGCGCTGGGGGAGTAG
- a CDS encoding NAD(P)-binding domain-containing protein, which yields MHEVIIVGAGQSGLATAYYLRRVGITPLLLDAQPTPGGAWLHVWPSMTLFSTSEFSNLPGRPMPAYEGFPPASHVVDYLADYEKRYDLEVIRPVTVEEVTHDGEVFHLRAGDREWRARQVVAATGTWSAPFVPVYPGTFAGRQWHSANYPGPEPFRGTKVAVVGAANSGAQIAAELTDVADVTWYTRHEPRWMPDDVDGRVLFRRNSLRALAILRGEEDPGADSELGDIVVLPAVKKARDEGRLVATPLFASLDDIDADHLIWCTGFRPAIRPFRKLLDRGLPLHLVGYGDWVGPGSATITGVGPYAKKAAEAVARYR from the coding sequence ATGCACGAAGTGATCATCGTCGGCGCCGGCCAGTCCGGCCTGGCCACCGCCTACTACCTCCGGCGCGTCGGCATCACGCCCCTGCTTCTCGACGCCCAGCCCACCCCCGGCGGCGCATGGCTGCATGTGTGGCCGTCGATGACGTTGTTCTCCACTTCCGAGTTCTCCAACCTGCCCGGCCGACCCATGCCGGCCTACGAGGGTTTCCCGCCGGCCAGCCACGTGGTCGACTACCTCGCCGACTACGAGAAGCGCTACGACCTGGAGGTTATCCGGCCCGTGACGGTGGAGGAGGTCACCCACGACGGCGAGGTCTTCCATCTGCGCGCCGGCGACCGCGAGTGGCGGGCCAGGCAGGTGGTGGCGGCGACGGGCACCTGGTCCGCGCCTTTCGTCCCCGTGTACCCGGGCACCTTCGCGGGCCGCCAGTGGCATTCGGCGAATTACCCCGGGCCGGAACCCTTCCGGGGGACGAAGGTGGCGGTGGTCGGGGCCGCGAACTCGGGCGCGCAGATCGCCGCCGAACTCACGGATGTCGCGGACGTCACCTGGTACACCCGGCATGAACCGCGCTGGATGCCCGACGACGTCGACGGCCGCGTCCTCTTCCGCCGTAACAGCCTCCGCGCCCTGGCGATCCTGCGCGGGGAGGAGGACCCGGGGGCGGATTCGGAGCTCGGCGACATCGTCGTGCTGCCGGCGGTGAAGAAGGCCCGCGACGAGGGTCGCCTCGTGGCCACCCCCCTGTTCGCCAGCCTCGACGACATCGACGCCGACCACCTCATCTGGTGCACCGGCTTCCGTCCGGCGATCCGGCCGTTCCGGAAGCTCCTGGACCGGGGGCTGCCGCTCCACCTGGTCGGTTACGGCGACTGGGTGGGCCCCGGTTCGGCGACGATCACCGGGGTCGGGCCCTACGCTAAGAAAGCGGCGGAAGCAGTCGCGCGTTATCGATGA
- a CDS encoding HAD family hydrolase → MSALLFDLYGVLLKERTDAGRRRVELAVGGDAGIWPVYEDLRPAYDSGDVGDERFWRQLQVRAGVAPFDIVEAVEADWATLMAEDPEMVALVLSLIDAGVCCGILSNVPAGLAGRARKQHGWFQRFDAVTMSCDIGLIKPDPRAFAVALDAMGATAKETVFFDADPVNVKAAEEFGLRAVLFTGPASVREALK, encoded by the coding sequence ATGAGTGCTCTGTTGTTCGATCTCTACGGGGTGTTGCTGAAGGAGCGGACCGACGCCGGGCGGCGTCGCGTTGAGCTGGCGGTCGGGGGCGACGCAGGCATCTGGCCGGTGTACGAGGATCTGCGGCCCGCCTACGATTCCGGCGACGTCGGAGACGAACGTTTCTGGCGGCAGCTGCAGGTCCGCGCGGGCGTGGCGCCCTTCGACATCGTGGAGGCGGTGGAGGCGGACTGGGCCACGTTGATGGCGGAGGATCCGGAGATGGTCGCCCTCGTGCTCTCGCTCATCGATGCCGGAGTATGCTGCGGCATCCTCTCCAACGTCCCGGCCGGCCTGGCCGGACGCGCCCGCAAGCAGCACGGGTGGTTCCAGCGCTTCGACGCGGTGACGATGTCCTGCGACATCGGCCTGATCAAACCCGACCCCCGCGCCTTCGCCGTCGCCCTGGACGCCATGGGTGCCACGGCCAAGGAGACGGTGTTCTTCGACGCCGATCCGGTGAACGTGAAAGCGGCGGAGGAGTTCGGCCTGCGGGCTGTCCTGTTCACCGGTCCCGCATCAGTCAGAGAGGCACTGAAATGA
- the panC gene encoding pantoate--beta-alanine ligase codes for MTVLARSIAQLRSAVASLEGSVGLVPTMGALHDGHGQLISKAAAENTSVVVSIFVNPLQFTDLGDCADFRDYPRDLRADLDRVERLGVDVVFAPSEEEMYPGGVPQVWVRAGEMGERLEGAARPGHFDGVTTVVAKLFQLIQPDRAYFGEKDAQQLAIIQRMVADLNFPLAIRPVPIIRGKDGLAESSRNQHLTPEAREQALVLPHTLAALRERAAAGRPLELESARAQLRGAPGVELDHLEIVDAATLLPVDEVGAGALAVAAIHVGGTRLIDNARLLPPLS; via the coding sequence ATGACGGTCCTGGCACGCTCGATCGCGCAGCTGCGCTCCGCCGTCGCCTCCCTGGAGGGATCCGTCGGGCTGGTGCCCACCATGGGCGCCCTCCACGACGGGCACGGCCAACTGATCTCGAAGGCCGCCGCGGAGAACACCTCCGTCGTGGTGAGCATCTTCGTCAACCCGTTGCAGTTCACCGACCTCGGCGACTGCGCGGACTTCCGCGACTACCCGCGCGATCTGCGGGCCGACCTGGACCGCGTGGAACGTCTCGGCGTGGATGTCGTCTTCGCCCCCTCCGAGGAAGAGATGTATCCCGGCGGCGTGCCCCAGGTGTGGGTCCGCGCCGGCGAGATGGGCGAACGCCTGGAGGGCGCGGCCCGCCCCGGCCACTTCGACGGAGTGACCACCGTGGTGGCCAAGCTCTTCCAGCTCATCCAGCCCGACCGCGCCTACTTCGGGGAAAAGGACGCTCAGCAGCTGGCCATCATCCAGCGCATGGTCGCCGACCTCAATTTCCCCCTGGCCATCCGGCCGGTGCCCATCATCCGCGGGAAGGACGGGCTGGCAGAGTCATCCCGCAACCAGCACCTGACACCGGAGGCCCGTGAACAGGCCCTGGTGCTCCCGCACACCCTGGCGGCGCTGCGGGAACGCGCCGCCGCAGGCCGGCCGCTGGAGCTGGAGTCGGCGCGCGCGCAGCTGCGCGGGGCGCCGGGCGTGGAGCTGGACCACCTCGAGATCGTCGACGCCGCCACCCTGCTGCCCGTCGACGAGGTCGGGGCGGGGGCCCTGGCCGTGGCCGCGATCCACGTCGGCGGCACCCGGCTCATCGATAACGCGCGACTGCTTCCGCCGCTTTCTTAG
- a CDS encoding DUF1801 domain-containing protein, which yields MSTEFDAIPGVPAPARRALTEAGYPDLEALDGADFTALLGLHGVGKRGLERMQAALLERGLSLADAPAAEDRTATFTLGHTGENAADLRTQATGQSPAEYVEQLDTPRRVEHGRLLLEIFGRATGAEPVMWGPSMIGYGQMHYRYATGREGDTFRVGFSPRKTKLTLYGLPHEERFLDRLGKHTTSVACLYVNKPEDIDLAVLEEMIREAWNSGT from the coding sequence ATGAGCACAGAGTTTGACGCGATCCCCGGCGTCCCGGCCCCCGCCCGAAGGGCTCTCACCGAGGCCGGTTACCCGGACCTCGAGGCGTTGGACGGCGCCGACTTCACTGCGCTGTTGGGGCTGCACGGCGTCGGAAAGCGGGGCCTGGAGCGGATGCAGGCCGCGCTGCTCGAGCGGGGGCTCTCGCTCGCCGATGCGCCTGCCGCGGAGGACCGCACAGCGACCTTCACCCTCGGTCACACCGGGGAGAACGCCGCCGACCTCCGGACACAGGCTACCGGGCAGTCCCCGGCGGAGTACGTCGAACAGCTGGACACCCCGCGCCGGGTGGAGCACGGGCGGCTGTTGCTGGAGATCTTCGGCCGCGCGACCGGCGCAGAGCCGGTGATGTGGGGGCCGTCCATGATCGGCTACGGGCAGATGCACTACCGCTACGCCACCGGCCGGGAGGGAGACACCTTCCGGGTGGGATTCAGCCCGCGCAAGACAAAGCTCACCCTCTACGGCCTGCCGCACGAGGAGCGGTTCCTCGACCGGCTGGGCAAGCACACCACGAGCGTGGCCTGCCTCTACGTGAACAAGCCGGAGGACATCGACCTGGCGGTGCTGGAGGAGATGATCCGCGAGGCGTGGAACTCCGGGACCTAG